Genomic segment of Steroidobacter denitrificans:
AACGCTCCCAGGGCGTCATAGCGTGCGGCACGTGCCGCTGCCTCCAGCCCCTGGTCCGGCCGTCGCGGCACCTCGACCGTGACTTTCTGGAATGCCGCACCCAGGCGCCCGGCAAAAGCCTCGCAGTGCGTGCTCCAGCGCGCCGAGTCGTCATGCAGTTGGTGATCGATATGCACGGCGCGTAAACGATGACCGGGATGGTCGGCGCACAGGCGGGCCGCGGCATGCAACAGCACGGTGGAATCCAGCCCGCCGCTGTAGGCGATGCACAGGCGGCGTGCAGGGACGTCGCCGGCGACGTCCGGTTCCAGGCCCCGAAGGCCGGCCTCGATGCCGGCCAGCAGTGCCGATGGAGAGAATTGCAGCATAACCTAGCCGGGTGCCGTCGAGCCTCGCCGGCGCATTTACGCCTGGCTGAACACGCCGTAGGCGCGCAAGCGTTGCTCGCGGCTCCTGAGCAGTTGTTCCAGCGGCTGCAACTGCAGTTCGCCCAGATGCCGCAGCAGTGCGTCCTTGAGCGTATCCGCCATGGCCTGCGGATCCCGATGCGCGCCGCCGAGCGGTTCCTTGAGCACCTCGTCGATGACACCAAGCTTGGCGATGCGCTCGGCACTCACGCCCATCGCCTCAGCCGCCAGGTCCTTCTTATCGCCGCTGCGCCACAGGATGCCTGCGCAGCCTTCCGGTGAAATCACCGAATAAATGCTGTACTGAAGCATCAGCAGCCGGTCGGACACGCCGATCGCCAGCGCACCGCCGGAGCCGCCCTCGCCGACCACGACTGCAATGATCGGCACTTGCAAGCCCGACATCTCGAACAGGTTGCGGGCGATCGCCTCGCTTTGGCCGCGCTCCTCGGCGCCCACGCCGGGATAGGCGCCGGCGGTATCGATGAACGAGATCAGCGGCATCTGGAAGCGTTCCGCCAGATGCATCAGGCGCAGCGCCTTGCGATAGCCCTCCGGCTTGGGCATGCCATAGTTGCGGCGCACCCGCTCCTTGGTATCGCGCCCCTTCTGCTGGCCGATCACCATGACGGGCCTGCCCTCCAGTCGCGCCAGTCCGCCGATGATCGCCTGATCGTCGGCATACATGCGGTCGCCGTGCAACTCCTGGAAATCGGTGAACAGGGCTCCGATGTAGTCCATCGTATAGGGACGCTGCGGATGGCGTGCAAGCTGGGCGATCTGCCACTGCGTCAGGTTGGAAAAGATGCTGGTGGTCAGCGCGCGGCTCTTGGCGCGCAGGCGGGAAATCTCCTCGCCGATATTCACCTCGGTGTCATCGGAGACGAATCTCAGCTCATCGATCTTGGCTTCCAGCTCGGCGATCGGTTGCTCGAAGTCCAGAAAGTTCATCGCCATGCGGCATCAGGCTCCCATGAAAGAAGGCGGAACATAACGGCCGCTCCGCCCGAGAGCAAGACGATTGCAACTGGACACGACTCGCCGGCTTCCCGGATGAACGCGCAAATTGCCGTCGCGGCGCCGGCTCCCAATGATCTCAAAGCATTGCAGCGCGCACCGGAATGGATCAAATCCATTCTTGAGGCCGCGCTTCGGGGCTGATGGCGAGCGTGATCGATCTCATGATCGTCGTCAGCCGATCGAGGATGAGTTCGCCTTTCACCATGACTGCGCGCTACCGCGCTTGACCTCCCCAAGTTTTCGGCGATCTCGGAAACTTCTCCCATGCAGGCCTTCGCCGAGAGTTCAGAGAGATTCATGAATGATGCCCGCTAACGGCCGGGCGAATCCTTTTTGTACGGCCTGAGCCTGCGCAGATTGAGCAGATTGGCCGGTGAATACTGATCGGTCAGCACGCGGGCATTCTCATCCCAGTCGGCTTGCCTGGAAAACAAGGACAGCAGCCCTGGGGCATCCAGTCCGAACTCGGCAAAGGCATCTTTCAACTGCATGCTGTGGCGTTGCAGTACCGCGTCCTCCGGAAGATCGCCGTTGACCGCGATGATCACCCGGTTTTCACATTTCAGGTTGAAGAACTCGTTGAATTCGGCCGCATAGGTCACGGACTCATGATCGTACAGGCGGCTGGTCGAAAATGTATTCGCGGCCAGCACGCCCTGCGGCACCAGCAGCGATTTCACCTCGGCAATGAATTCACGCGTCAGCAGATGCTCGGGGATATATTCGTGGTCGAACGCATCGAGCATGATCAGATCGTAGTGCTGCGCCCGACGAATGGCGCGCTTGACGAAAACACGCCCGTCCATCTCGAACACCTGTATCCGCCCCGCATCGCGAAAGCCGAAGTATGCTCGTGCCACGCGCACGACGGCAGGATCGATTTCCACCGTATCGATGCGCGCCAGCGGGAACATCCGCGCCAATGTCATGGGCAGCGTACCGCCCCCCAGGCCGATGATCAGGATCGATTCGGGTGCGGGCTGCACATACAATGAAGCCAGCATCATGCCTATATAGCTCATGACGATGCGCTCGGGCCGCTGGCGGTCCATGCAGCTCTGGCGTCCGATACGGCAAGCACGAGTGAAGCACATGCAGCGTATGTGGCCGGCGTCATATACCATGACTTCGCGATACAGCGACCGCTCGGAGTGCAGCAGGCGCATCGCCTCCGCCGGCGCGGTCAACCCCAGCAGCAGCAACGCGAAGGCGACCGGCTTCAAGGCTGCCGGCAGCGGCTCACGCATGCCCGCGTCTTCCGCCGAACCAGGCCAGGATCCCGATGCATCCCGAAATCAGCAGCATGACCAGCAGGATATGATTCACTTCCATGATCAGCACCAGGTAGAAGGACGTCAGCAGGGTACCCGCCGCACTGCCGAACGTCGACGCGAAGTACAGCTGGCCTGCGTGACGTCCCGAACTGCTTCGATCCTGTACCAGCAGGCGCACGGCATACGGGGAGACCATGCCCGAGAAAAACGTGGGTACGAAGAACAGCAGGCTCGCACCCAGCAGCGAACCGAAGCGTGGATCCGGCACCCGCTGCGCGACGGCATCCAGTATGCCCTCTGCAAACATCAGCAGCGGCGACACGCTTGCCGCGGCCACCAGCAGGATGAGACCGAGCCGCCGCACGCTCGGAGCATGCACCGATAACCGGCCGCCCGCCAGATAGCCCAGCGACAGTGCCAGCATGAACACCGTGATGATGGCACCCCATACGTAGATGCTGCTGCCGAAGGTCGGCGCCAGCAGGCGCCCACCCAGCAATTCGATGGCCATCACGAAAAAGCCGGACCACCCCGCGATCAGGTAGCTCAGGAAGACTTGCACGCGAATCTCTACCTCTCCATATCCGCCGGCTCACGCGGCGGCGGACAGGTGCATTACTTACTCCGGATTCCGGGACCCGCCTGTCTCGGCCGGTACGGTCGGTGCGGCCGGTACGACCGGCTCGCCGGTCGCTGCGATGATCTCGAAGCGATCATGAATGGTCCCTCGCGCCCGGGGCGCGCCGCCGCGGCGCCAGATGGACGAGGCGAAGTCGCGCGACTGCTGCGGCGGCACCGACACCGCCGTCCAGTGCTGCTCCTGCCAGATCGGTTCGCAGCCGCTGGGATCCAGCGCTCCCTCGTAGCAATCCAGCCGTGTCAGCCGGATCGTTATCGTCTTCAGCAGCATGTCCCGGGTCTGGTTGCCGATGCGCCCATGCAGTTCGAAGGGCGCACCGCCGCCGGTCAACCGCATGCCGTCAAGGTGCACCGATTCCACCGGCACCGAGCGCAACTGCGCCGCCGGCGAACTCGGACGCCCACGCTCCTGCACGAGCGCCGG
This window contains:
- a CDS encoding fused MFS/spermidine synthase, which codes for MAIELLGGRLLAPTFGSSIYVWGAIITVFMLALSLGYLAGGRLSVHAPSVRRLGLILLVAAASVSPLLMFAEGILDAVAQRVPDPRFGSLLGASLLFFVPTFFSGMVSPYAVRLLVQDRSSSGRHAGQLYFASTFGSAAGTLLTSFYLVLIMEVNHILLVMLLISGCIGILAWFGGRRGHA
- a CDS encoding spermidine synthase, translating into MREPLPAALKPVAFALLLLGLTAPAEAMRLLHSERSLYREVMVYDAGHIRCMCFTRACRIGRQSCMDRQRPERIVMSYIGMMLASLYVQPAPESILIIGLGGGTLPMTLARMFPLARIDTVEIDPAVVRVARAYFGFRDAGRIQVFEMDGRVFVKRAIRRAQHYDLIMLDAFDHEYIPEHLLTREFIAEVKSLLVPQGVLAANTFSTSRLYDHESVTYAAEFNEFFNLKCENRVIIAVNGDLPEDAVLQRHSMQLKDAFAEFGLDAPGLLSLFSRQADWDENARVLTDQYSPANLLNLRRLRPYKKDSPGR
- a CDS encoding acetyl-CoA carboxylase carboxyltransferase subunit alpha produces the protein MAMNFLDFEQPIAELEAKIDELRFVSDDTEVNIGEEISRLRAKSRALTTSIFSNLTQWQIAQLARHPQRPYTMDYIGALFTDFQELHGDRMYADDQAIIGGLARLEGRPVMVIGQQKGRDTKERVRRNYGMPKPEGYRKALRLMHLAERFQMPLISFIDTAGAYPGVGAEERGQSEAIARNLFEMSGLQVPIIAVVVGEGGSGGALAIGVSDRLLMLQYSIYSVISPEGCAGILWRSGDKKDLAAEAMGVSAERIAKLGVIDEVLKEPLGGAHRDPQAMADTLKDALLRHLGELQLQPLEQLLRSREQRLRAYGVFSQA